In a single window of the Maridesulfovibrio bastinii DSM 16055 genome:
- a CDS encoding phage tail tape measure protein, with amino-acid sequence MEVFSVLASMSLVDMVTQPLRSIQAQMGKVGSSASALDSRMRDLAKGMLPLVAVAGGVIASLAGTAMATVPTQKALGELSSVGIRDFAALENAATAFSNEFSGTTKPDFLYAAYDIKSGISSLTDAGVAGFTSLSALTAKATKATVGEMTSLFATGYGIYKGYYSQMSDVQFGEMFSAGIAASVKSFKTNGSQMSQSISSLGATATNANVPLEEQLAILGTLQATMPGAEAATKYKAFLNAAAGAGEKLGLSFLDSNGQLLSTTAILDKLRGKFGPTMSAAEKMDIKKAFGTDEAVAYLDLLYSKTSQLCGGISDVAAAMAQGDGFTRKMAETMNNDLGATMAKIGQQIHNLVEIIGNAFAPTLNLIISALSPLIIGLQKLAGTMVGRTIIQITSVLAMGVLAVVAYAAASWLLAAGMSAVTVAMAPVGAAVAAITWPIWLVIAAVAALWLAFKTNFGGIADFFNGIWDKVSLVAAGVRAVLGSVQNGVGEIKGELAADIETAGLLGVVTIISRVIYRVMAVSEGFSSALSGVWSMISSAFLPVINALGDAFSSLFSILGSISGMFGKVISATDAGPWRTLGTIVGSVVRAAFWVLGTAIRIALTPLTLVIKIVGLVLKALVGLASYLPSFGTIIGSVFQGILSFFGGLWDGVLSGLSMMTDGIKWAFLNLTPVGWLIQAFSGITSFFDGLSLRDAGAKLIGTLVDGIKSMIMAPVDAVTSVFDKIRDLWPFSNDTEEPVVGNQSILGSLSAGAQTIAPRLAHTAAGALAGVSLAVSPVAAANAEIQPQIPPAHVVQTQPVQAPALPSLAAKAAWQTQPVQAPVLPDLAASAAWQAQPVQTPILTDLAAKAAWQTQPVQAPVLTDLTANSAWQTQPVQTPILTDLAAKAAWQTQPVQTPVLPDLAASAAWQTQSIQAPVLPDQAAKAAWQTQPVQASVLSDLSASAAWQTQAVQAPALPDLTANAAWQAQDIQAPTLPDLSASASWQAESVQMPQIPSPELPNVANSSRPVPAGHNSAVTLPRGKDHGKNVTISIQNLNLPGVSDVNDFRRELLAIVEEHDG; translated from the coding sequence ATGGAAGTTTTTTCTGTTCTTGCGAGTATGTCGCTGGTGGATATGGTGACACAGCCGCTGCGAAGCATTCAGGCGCAGATGGGTAAAGTTGGATCATCTGCCAGCGCACTGGACTCGCGCATGAGAGATCTGGCCAAGGGTATGCTGCCTCTGGTGGCTGTGGCCGGGGGCGTTATTGCTTCTCTTGCTGGAACGGCTATGGCAACTGTGCCAACGCAAAAAGCACTGGGGGAATTGAGTAGCGTCGGTATTCGAGATTTTGCAGCTCTAGAGAATGCCGCCACTGCTTTCTCCAATGAGTTCAGCGGCACGACAAAGCCCGATTTTCTCTACGCGGCATACGACATCAAGAGCGGTATCAGCTCATTAACCGATGCCGGGGTTGCCGGATTCACCAGTTTATCCGCGCTGACAGCCAAGGCCACCAAGGCCACAGTCGGCGAGATGACCAGCCTCTTTGCCACAGGCTACGGCATCTACAAAGGCTATTACTCACAGATGAGCGATGTGCAGTTCGGGGAGATGTTTTCAGCCGGAATCGCGGCCAGCGTGAAGTCCTTCAAAACAAATGGCTCGCAGATGTCACAGTCTATCAGCTCGTTGGGAGCAACAGCGACCAATGCCAATGTTCCTCTGGAAGAGCAGTTGGCCATTCTAGGTACCTTGCAGGCCACCATGCCTGGTGCTGAGGCAGCAACCAAGTACAAAGCATTTCTAAATGCAGCTGCTGGTGCCGGGGAAAAGTTGGGTCTGTCCTTTCTGGACTCCAACGGGCAACTGCTCTCGACAACGGCCATTCTGGATAAGCTTCGGGGCAAATTTGGTCCCACCATGTCCGCCGCCGAGAAGATGGATATCAAGAAGGCCTTTGGTACGGATGAAGCTGTTGCATACCTCGACCTGCTCTATTCCAAAACTAGTCAGCTCTGCGGCGGAATCAGTGATGTAGCTGCAGCTATGGCCCAAGGCGATGGTTTCACACGCAAGATGGCTGAGACTATGAATAATGACCTTGGTGCAACTATGGCCAAGATCGGGCAGCAAATCCACAATCTGGTCGAGATCATCGGCAATGCTTTTGCTCCAACGCTCAATTTGATCATAAGCGCGCTATCTCCTTTGATTATCGGGTTACAAAAGCTAGCCGGAACTATGGTGGGCCGCACCATTATCCAGATCACATCTGTGCTGGCCATGGGTGTGCTGGCTGTTGTTGCGTATGCGGCCGCGTCCTGGTTGCTGGCGGCGGGCATGTCCGCAGTAACTGTGGCTATGGCTCCGGTGGGGGCTGCCGTGGCGGCGATCACCTGGCCTATCTGGCTGGTTATCGCGGCTGTGGCTGCACTTTGGCTCGCATTCAAAACAAATTTTGGAGGCATTGCGGATTTTTTTAACGGGATCTGGGACAAGGTTTCTCTGGTTGCCGCCGGAGTGCGCGCGGTACTGGGTAGCGTGCAGAATGGTGTTGGGGAAATCAAGGGCGAACTGGCTGCGGACATTGAAACCGCCGGGCTACTCGGTGTTGTAACCATCATTTCACGTGTTATTTATCGCGTTATGGCCGTGTCTGAGGGCTTCAGCTCCGCTCTGTCCGGGGTCTGGTCGATGATCAGCAGTGCTTTTCTCCCTGTTATCAATGCTTTGGGAGATGCGTTTTCCTCACTGTTCTCCATTTTGGGCTCCATCTCCGGAATGTTTGGCAAGGTAATTTCGGCAACGGACGCCGGACCGTGGCGGACGCTCGGCACGATTGTCGGCTCTGTGGTACGGGCGGCGTTCTGGGTGCTGGGTACGGCAATCCGCATTGCCCTGACTCCGTTGACGCTCGTCATCAAAATTGTCGGGCTGGTCCTCAAGGCACTGGTCGGTCTGGCATCCTATTTACCTTCTTTCGGGACCATTATCGGCAGTGTGTTTCAGGGCATACTCTCCTTCTTCGGCGGATTATGGGACGGTGTTCTAAGCGGTCTGAGCATGATGACTGACGGCATTAAGTGGGCATTTCTCAATCTGACTCCCGTGGGTTGGCTGATTCAGGCCTTCAGCGGCATCACATCATTTTTTGACGGTCTCTCTCTGCGAGACGCCGGGGCAAAATTAATAGGGACACTGGTAGACGGCATTAAAAGCATGATCATGGCACCGGTTGATGCAGTGACATCTGTTTTTGATAAAATCCGAGATTTGTGGCCGTTTTCTAATGATACGGAAGAACCTGTTGTCGGTAACCAATCTATATTAGGCAGTCTGAGCGCTGGAGCTCAAACAATCGCACCCAGATTGGCCCATACCGCCGCCGGAGCACTGGCCGGGGTATCTCTGGCAGTGAGTCCGGTTGCTGCGGCCAATGCTGAAATACAACCGCAGATCCCGCCCGCACATGTCGTTCAGACACAACCGGTGCAGGCTCCGGCACTGCCCAGTCTAGCTGCTAAGGCCGCATGGCAGACACAGCCGGTGCAGGCTCCGGTTCTGCCCGATCTGGCTGCTAGTGCCGCATGGCAGGCACAGCCGGTTCAGACTCCGATCTTGACCGATCTGGCTGCTAAGGCCGCATGGCAGACACAACCGGTGCAGGCTCCGGTTTTAACCGACCTGACTGCAAATTCCGCGTGGCAGACACAGCCGGTTCAGACTCCGATCTTGACCGATCTGGCTGCTAAGGCCGCATGGCAGACACAACCGGTGCAAACTCCGGTTCTGCCCGATCTGGCTGCTAGTGCCGCATGGCAGACACAGTCGATTCAGGCTCCGGTTCTGCCCGACCAGGCCGCTAAGGCCGCATGGCAGACACAGCCAGTTCAGGCTTCAGTGCTATCCGATCTTTCAGCCAGTGCAGCCTGGCAAACGCAGGCTGTGCAAGCTCCGGCCCTGCCTGACCTTACGGCCAATGCTGCATGGCAGGCTCAAGATATTCAGGCTCCGACATTGCCGGATTTATCAGCCTCAGCGTCCTGGCAGGCAGAATCAGTGCAGATGCCGCAGATTCCGTCCCCGGAGCTGCCCAATGTAGCCAATTCGAGCAGACCAGTTCCGGCAGGACATAATTCGGCTGTTACGCTGCCCAGGGGTAAGGACCACGGAAAAAATGTCACCATCTCCATTCAAAATTTAAACCTGCCTGGCGTGTCGGACGTAAACGATTTCCGCCGCGAACTCTTAGCGATTGTGGAGGAACACGATGGCTGA
- a CDS encoding DUF2586 domain-containing protein, translating to MGDVLEYIVDGVSGLVPGGVDGTCIVAGCCSAGEVGKGYILGPSSDPEATLGVGPLTDRLRDVLAMAGQSAVVLAVPVAGQAGGYARLVGHSGSGPEGTLSGVPGSNADAIVEIVTAGALGTATYKLSLDNGTTWDAPTATPANGQIAIGETGITLVLDDSKDLVDGDRYTATIRAAIGPVAQVGDGPAIAVSGSPLARAEVIIRVTKAGTLNEAQYQISLDGGDSYSLSRTMPMDGTISVGDTGVTVTLAVDSYVLGTAYSFEVQAPVPSISAVVSALERPLELYDVEFVYVVGASDSSDWSALGVQADQLWNAHRPTFFICEARLPYDGEDLDDWVAAMVADRDGFAHRFVAVSVDFGEVADSIGRSLTRNFAGLLAGRIISIPVCRAPGRVRDGGISQAGLPDALNNAQCAVLEAAGYIVGKRYAGLESVYFGDARTMAEDTSDYRYIPVVRTVFKGVRISRIQALKSLYDESGDPMREDGAAGINFLKANLENGLNTMVASYPSELAGYVVNIPDGQDIVNNGLAVELKLVGIPIIREIKLFASYYYAGSAFDPRLA from the coding sequence ATGGGAGATGTGCTTGAATATATTGTTGACGGCGTGTCCGGGCTGGTGCCCGGCGGCGTTGACGGCACCTGCATCGTGGCCGGTTGCTGTTCGGCCGGTGAAGTCGGCAAAGGATACATTTTAGGGCCGTCAAGTGACCCTGAAGCCACGCTGGGTGTCGGGCCGCTGACCGATCGCTTGCGGGACGTCCTGGCCATGGCCGGGCAGTCTGCGGTTGTGCTGGCCGTGCCGGTAGCAGGTCAGGCAGGCGGATACGCCCGTCTGGTCGGGCATAGCGGCAGCGGGCCGGAGGGCACGCTCTCCGGCGTGCCGGGCAGCAATGCGGACGCCATTGTCGAAATCGTCACTGCTGGTGCTCTGGGCACAGCCACCTACAAGCTGAGCCTGGACAACGGCACCACCTGGGATGCTCCCACGGCCACCCCGGCCAACGGGCAGATCGCCATCGGTGAGACCGGGATAACTCTGGTGCTGGATGACAGCAAAGACCTGGTTGACGGTGACCGCTACACCGCGACCATCCGTGCAGCCATCGGGCCGGTAGCTCAGGTTGGTGACGGTCCTGCTATTGCCGTCAGCGGTTCGCCCCTGGCCAGGGCTGAAGTGATTATCCGGGTCACCAAGGCGGGGACGCTGAACGAGGCCCAATACCAAATCAGTCTGGATGGCGGCGACAGCTACTCCCTGTCCAGGACCATGCCTATGGACGGCACTATCAGCGTGGGCGATACGGGCGTAACCGTGACTTTGGCTGTCGACAGCTACGTGCTCGGCACCGCTTATAGCTTTGAGGTACAGGCCCCGGTGCCGTCGATCAGTGCTGTTGTATCCGCGCTGGAACGCCCTCTGGAACTGTATGATGTTGAATTTGTCTACGTCGTCGGCGCATCCGATTCTTCGGACTGGTCCGCTTTGGGCGTGCAGGCTGATCAGCTATGGAATGCCCACCGTCCGACATTTTTCATCTGTGAAGCCAGGCTGCCCTATGACGGTGAAGACCTCGACGACTGGGTGGCGGCCATGGTCGCGGATCGGGACGGTTTCGCGCACCGTTTTGTGGCTGTCAGTGTTGATTTCGGCGAGGTGGCTGACAGTATCGGTCGCTCGTTGACCCGCAATTTTGCCGGGTTACTGGCCGGGCGGATAATCTCCATCCCGGTCTGCCGCGCTCCGGGACGCGTACGGGATGGCGGAATCTCGCAGGCCGGTTTGCCCGACGCGCTGAACAACGCCCAGTGCGCTGTGTTGGAAGCGGCAGGTTACATAGTCGGCAAGCGTTATGCAGGACTGGAGTCCGTTTATTTTGGCGATGCACGCACCATGGCCGAAGATACAAGTGACTATCGCTATATTCCGGTGGTGCGCACGGTGTTCAAAGGAGTGCGTATTTCGCGCATTCAAGCGTTGAAATCGCTTTACGACGAATCGGGCGATCCTATGCGTGAAGACGGCGCAGCAGGTATTAATTTTTTGAAAGCCAATTTGGAAAACGGTCTGAATACCATGGTGGCTTCATACCCCAGCGAACTGGCCGGATATGTTGTCAATATTCCTGATGGTCAGGATATCGTGAATAACGGACTGGCAGTGGAATTGAAGCTGGTTGGCATCCCGATCATCCGCGAAATCAAGCTCTTCGCCAGCTACTACTACGCTGGATCGGCATTCGATCCACGTTTAGCATAA
- a CDS encoding phage virion morphogenesis protein — MGVSFKMDMSKFMRGIDTAIHQSQRTQELMDAVGDTLRTSVVQRFKTGIGPDGKKWKPSQRAIKQSGQTLVKNKVLMESIDYEATPQMVCVGSNEVYARIHQLGGEAGRGHKVKLPARPYLGIDDEDRAEIKALMVEHLKSMFGV; from the coding sequence ATGGGTGTCAGTTTTAAGATGGATATGAGCAAATTTATGCGTGGTATAGACACGGCCATCCACCAGTCTCAGCGCACGCAGGAGTTGATGGATGCAGTCGGGGATACCTTAAGAACATCTGTTGTCCAGAGATTTAAAACTGGCATAGGGCCTGATGGGAAAAAGTGGAAGCCTAGCCAACGAGCAATAAAGCAAAGTGGTCAAACGTTGGTGAAAAATAAAGTTTTAATGGAAAGCATTGATTATGAGGCCACTCCGCAAATGGTGTGTGTTGGCTCCAATGAGGTTTACGCCCGCATCCACCAGCTCGGCGGAGAAGCCGGGCGTGGCCATAAAGTAAAGCTGCCTGCTCGTCCGTATCTGGGCATAGATGACGAAGACCGCGCCGAAATCAAGGCTTTGATGGTTGAACACCTGAAATCAATGTTCGGAGTATAG
- a CDS encoding phage protein Gp36 family protein, translating into MYCTRSDLTDYLLADYLAAVDKIDAEKVARTMANVESEMSEALVSGGYTVTANDVPATVKRICATLSAYRSVSAITSLVVDENSSDNEFLPLQRQAERAEKEMDQIRLGKIRLAPPEATSAQPNDTVIVVTPPRKFKDWSRF; encoded by the coding sequence ATGTACTGCACAAGAAGCGATCTAACAGACTACCTGCTTGCTGATTATCTGGCTGCTGTTGATAAAATAGATGCAGAGAAAGTAGCCCGTACCATGGCAAATGTTGAATCTGAAATGTCCGAGGCGCTTGTGTCCGGCGGCTATACCGTGACGGCTAATGATGTCCCGGCCACGGTCAAGCGGATCTGTGCAACTTTGTCTGCTTACCGCTCTGTCAGTGCCATTACTTCACTTGTTGTTGATGAGAACAGCTCAGATAACGAATTCCTGCCACTGCAAAGACAGGCCGAACGGGCTGAAAAGGAAATGGATCAGATCAGGCTAGGCAAAATCAGGCTCGCCCCACCTGAAGCAACGAGCGCGCAGCCCAATGACACCGTTATCGTTGTAACCCCGCCCCGCAAATTTAAAGACTGGAGCAGATTCTGA
- a CDS encoding major capsid protein: MSLELRLRRFYTAAAIRNVLKTVAAQPQTIKDTVFTNRSCIHSPVIPLAELKKVIKNMPVVARNGQPINVASGNLEAVYVEPLPVKLFSDIDPVMLSNLKMLTDESLRNYANGQIVDLRESTNLTTEALCSQALFDGKISYQLQVDSAKSKLYTVSYGSSSIQEVAVSKQNLWNADDVSRTVVLSLLRQMDNKLTTAGYPGQRKVYAGITAFGHLLDLVDQNKDSRTPMRIKEDGSVQIGKFVVLEMSEVYYGEDGNPVPKVPDSEIRMVTPQYTVLKYAAIDDLDANLQALPLFLKAVKDEKAGSLQNISNSKPLPGVAPGSTCKAVVVSEAD; the protein is encoded by the coding sequence ATGTCCCTTGAATTGAGACTCAGGAGATTCTATACGGCGGCCGCTATCCGTAATGTACTTAAGACTGTAGCCGCACAACCCCAGACCATTAAAGATACGGTTTTCACCAACCGTAGTTGCATACATTCCCCGGTTATACCTTTGGCAGAATTGAAAAAGGTTATCAAAAATATGCCCGTTGTGGCCAGAAATGGCCAGCCTATTAACGTCGCCAGTGGCAATCTGGAAGCTGTTTATGTTGAACCACTGCCGGTCAAGCTTTTTTCCGATATAGATCCGGTGATGCTCAGCAATCTGAAGATGCTGACAGATGAAAGTCTGCGTAACTATGCTAATGGCCAAATTGTTGATCTTCGTGAATCCACCAACCTAACGACCGAGGCCTTGTGCTCACAGGCACTGTTTGATGGCAAAATCAGCTATCAGTTGCAGGTCGATTCAGCAAAATCCAAGCTTTATACCGTTAGTTACGGAAGTTCTTCTATTCAGGAAGTGGCAGTTTCCAAACAAAATCTCTGGAATGCAGATGACGTGTCCCGCACCGTTGTGCTTTCTCTGTTACGCCAGATGGATAACAAACTTACCACGGCCGGTTATCCAGGCCAAAGAAAGGTTTACGCCGGGATAACAGCCTTTGGCCATCTACTTGACTTAGTGGATCAGAATAAGGATTCGCGCACACCCATGCGCATTAAAGAAGACGGTAGCGTTCAGATAGGCAAGTTTGTCGTCCTTGAGATGAGTGAGGTTTATTATGGTGAGGACGGCAATCCCGTTCCTAAGGTTCCCGACAGCGAGATCCGGATGGTCACCCCGCAGTATACGGTTCTTAAATACGCGGCCATTGATGATCTTGATGCTAACTTACAGGCCCTGCCGTTGTTTTTGAAGGCAGTCAAAGATGAAAAGGCTGGAAGTCTCCAGAATATAAGTAATTCGAAACCGCTACCGGGCGTGGCACCAGGCTCTACCTGCAAAGCCGTAGTAGTTTCTGAAGCCGACTAG
- a CDS encoding phage head morphogenesis protein, with protein sequence MISIDPLQPEAALKFWAKKVPVTRKEFDTLSQKSKAQAFTVSGINQLDQVIAVQNALDKMLKNGGTLVDFKKEFPEIIKAQGWTGKKAHRVDNIFRTNLQCAYMAGRYEQMKKTNRLRPYWQYIAVEDKRTRPSHMALDGKVYPAEHEFWNKYYPPNGFRCRCTVMSLSERQLKKMGLKVENEFPGPTMVKLPDGSEINVNPMPDKGWARNVGKDAFEPDYDKYPDDLARIIKSRKREDTPKPKKQAAQARPTVKTRQEMVDTIIKDLGDMSKRPIKSVQFKSASYFMATNSQGTIFLSTKNFPGMMTPSKDLLSAFKKIGKGQQLHFHEEYALESLWHEMMHNNQVLERVRPSRDHHSYRMMEIVNQWVSRRTYPRMLEKMGATPVHLEKVKAEGWGYGNWLKEFGQLLDDLGVKDNAELLEEMEKIHSTIDRFQYTDEVTGVLAKISGKDESEIYNRLTILGRRRIRG encoded by the coding sequence ATGATTAGTATTGATCCTTTGCAGCCGGAAGCGGCCCTCAAATTCTGGGCAAAGAAAGTCCCGGTAACCCGCAAGGAATTTGACACGCTCAGTCAAAAGTCCAAGGCCCAAGCCTTTACAGTTTCAGGGATTAACCAGTTGGATCAGGTTATAGCGGTCCAGAATGCCTTAGATAAAATGCTTAAAAACGGCGGGACTCTGGTCGACTTCAAAAAGGAGTTCCCCGAAATCATCAAGGCTCAGGGCTGGACCGGGAAGAAAGCTCACCGAGTGGACAACATCTTCCGCACCAATCTGCAATGTGCCTACATGGCCGGGCGTTATGAGCAGATGAAGAAAACAAACAGGCTACGACCTTACTGGCAGTATATCGCGGTGGAAGACAAACGTACCCGTCCTAGCCACATGGCGTTGGACGGCAAGGTTTATCCAGCGGAGCATGAATTCTGGAATAAGTATTACCCGCCTAACGGATTTCGCTGCCGCTGTACGGTGATGTCGCTTTCAGAACGGCAGCTGAAGAAAATGGGCCTCAAGGTTGAGAATGAATTTCCCGGCCCGACAATGGTTAAACTGCCAGACGGTAGCGAGATTAACGTCAACCCCATGCCCGACAAAGGTTGGGCGCGGAACGTGGGCAAAGATGCCTTTGAGCCGGATTATGACAAGTACCCCGATGATCTGGCCCGTATCATCAAAAGCAGGAAAAGGGAGGACACTCCGAAACCGAAGAAGCAGGCGGCGCAAGCTAGGCCGACAGTCAAAACCAGACAAGAAATGGTGGACACCATCATTAAAGATCTGGGTGACATGAGTAAGAGGCCTATCAAGAGTGTGCAGTTTAAAAGCGCCAGCTACTTTATGGCCACGAACTCACAGGGAACTATTTTTCTTTCAACGAAGAATTTCCCCGGCATGATGACACCCAGTAAAGATCTATTGTCTGCTTTCAAGAAGATTGGCAAAGGGCAGCAGCTGCATTTCCATGAGGAATATGCGCTTGAATCGCTCTGGCACGAAATGATGCATAACAATCAGGTTTTAGAGCGGGTACGACCTTCGAGAGACCACCACAGCTATCGCATGATGGAGATCGTCAACCAATGGGTTTCCCGGCGAACCTATCCCCGGATGCTGGAGAAGATGGGAGCTACACCGGTCCACCTTGAGAAGGTCAAGGCCGAAGGTTGGGGATATGGGAACTGGCTTAAAGAGTTTGGACAATTGCTGGACGATCTGGGCGTCAAAGACAATGCGGAGCTGCTGGAAGAGATGGAGAAAATCCATTCAACAATAGATCGTTTTCAATACACGGATGAGGTGACCGGAGTTCTGGCAAAGATAAGCGGCAAGGATGAAAGCGAAATTTATAACCGCCTGACGATCTTGGGGCGTAGGCGGATTAGGGGGTAA
- a CDS encoding phage portal protein family protein has product MSGQGIFAPNGDFISFESSKLSGLGSEFATASRAWGYDPASWFSLFPDPDPVLKKRGDDAEILKEIVGDDEISTGIEKRILRTQNKTSFNYSPGHAEGEEPDERSIAICKMFERDLGRLHLRNLFGEILETPFFGPTFSELMWEPHNGSYRLSAIVSKPRDWFGYDYNQRPVFLSVESPNGEPLPVEKFLITRHRPSYENPYGVRLLTRCLWPVAFKRGGIEFWSRFCEKFGQPWIIAKAGENANARSQIAAQLSTMVQDAVAVLPKGSEVELAEVSGKSGDLHKSYVTFWNKAISKVLTGQTLSTDQDGQGSRAASQTHSEQLDALAESDQAMLINSMNELAIIYTRINMGTGVFPPVFGFTEPEDYNEKADLDKKLYSVGVRFKAEHFVNKYGLSADEFDVVTDSSPSSSQLAPYKEQEPAAFAAPGAGSNFSTSDDYQQAIDRFAAEMSAQAVKINKGFVTQLEKTVQQAESVEDLHARLAELLGQELDQDEMEELLTNAMINVRLAGHAATHRENDD; this is encoded by the coding sequence ATGAGTGGTCAAGGGATTTTTGCTCCAAACGGAGACTTCATTTCATTTGAATCCAGCAAATTATCAGGACTTGGTTCTGAGTTTGCCACCGCTTCCAGAGCATGGGGGTATGACCCTGCATCATGGTTCAGCTTATTCCCTGATCCAGACCCCGTTTTGAAAAAACGTGGTGATGATGCCGAAATTTTAAAGGAAATAGTCGGTGATGATGAAATTTCTACGGGGATAGAAAAACGAATTCTTCGTACCCAAAATAAAACATCATTCAATTATTCACCAGGACATGCGGAGGGAGAAGAACCTGACGAACGATCAATAGCAATTTGCAAAATGTTCGAACGCGATCTTGGACGACTTCATCTGCGAAATTTGTTCGGTGAAATTTTGGAAACACCATTTTTTGGACCGACTTTTTCAGAACTGATGTGGGAACCACATAATGGGTCTTATAGGCTTTCTGCTATCGTATCCAAACCCAGAGATTGGTTCGGCTATGATTATAATCAGCGTCCAGTATTTCTTTCTGTTGAAAGCCCTAATGGTGAACCTCTTCCTGTAGAGAAGTTCCTTATTACCAGACATCGCCCATCATATGAGAATCCTTATGGAGTACGGCTCTTAACTCGGTGTTTATGGCCAGTTGCCTTTAAAAGGGGTGGCATAGAATTTTGGAGCAGGTTTTGCGAAAAATTTGGGCAACCATGGATTATCGCTAAAGCCGGTGAAAATGCTAATGCGCGCTCACAGATTGCAGCACAGCTTTCAACTATGGTTCAAGACGCTGTTGCAGTTCTCCCAAAAGGCAGTGAAGTTGAGTTGGCTGAGGTCTCAGGCAAATCGGGAGACCTTCATAAAAGTTACGTTACTTTTTGGAATAAAGCGATTTCTAAAGTACTTACCGGGCAGACATTATCGACAGATCAGGATGGGCAAGGTTCTAGAGCTGCATCACAAACTCATTCCGAACAGTTGGATGCCCTGGCAGAATCAGATCAAGCTATGCTGATTAACTCTATGAATGAGTTGGCCATAATTTATACACGCATAAATATGGGGACTGGTGTTTTCCCCCCGGTTTTTGGTTTTACAGAGCCTGAAGATTATAATGAAAAAGCTGATCTTGATAAGAAATTATACAGTGTTGGAGTACGCTTTAAAGCAGAACATTTTGTTAATAAATATGGCTTATCAGCAGACGAATTTGACGTTGTAACCGACTCATCCCCCTCATCCTCACAACTAGCTCCATACAAGGAGCAGGAACCGGCGGCTTTTGCTGCTCCTGGCGCCGGTTCCAATTTTTCCACGTCTGATGACTATCAGCAGGCAATAGACCGTTTTGCCGCAGAAATGTCCGCTCAAGCCGTAAAAATAAATAAGGGGTTTGTCACCCAACTTGAGAAAACGGTTCAGCAGGCCGAATCAGTGGAAGATTTGCATGCTCGGCTTGCGGAGCTGCTGGGACAGGAGTTGGATCAGGATGAAATGGAGGAACTGCTTACTAACGCCATGATCAATGTCCGGCTTGCTGGCCATGCTGCCACGCACAGGGAAAACGATGATTAG